The following proteins come from a genomic window of Scomber japonicus isolate fScoJap1 chromosome 4, fScoJap1.pri, whole genome shotgun sequence:
- the uba1 gene encoding ubiquitin-like modifier-activating enzyme 1, with amino-acid sequence MSSSPLSKKRRVSGTETKTGSHCSSSNSVRTDLSHTPANGMAKNGNDAEIDEGLYSRQLYVLGHDAMKRMQNSNVLVSGMRGLGVEIAKNVILAGVRSVTVHDHGVAEWRDLSSQFYLREEDLGKNRAEVSQHRLAELNNYVPVTAYTGALTEDYVTKFQVVVLTNSTLEEQQNVGEYCHSKGIKLIVADTRGLFGQLFCDFGEEMVVHDTNGEQPLSAMISMITKDNSGVVTCLDEARHGFESGDYVTFTEVQGMTELNGCQPVEIKVLGPYTFSICDTAGFTDYVRGGIVSQVKMPKKIAFKSFSSSMAEPEFMMTDFAKFERPGQMHVGFQAIHAFQKKHNHLPAPWGQADGEELLALAKEVNAAQTGAAKVEQLDEALIKKISFLAAGDLAPINAFIGGLAAQEVMKACTGKFMPIMQWLYFDALECLTEDDGFSLSEEECAPRNSRYDGQIAVFGTKMQDILAKQRYFLVGAGAIGCELMKNFAMIGLACGEGEVIVTDMDTIEKSNLNRQFLFRPSDVTKMKSDTAAAAVKQMNPSIKITGHQNRVGPDTERVYDDDFFESLDGVANALDNVDARMYMDRRCVYYRKPLLESGTLGTKGNVQVVIPFVTESYSSSQDPPEKSIPICTLKNFPNAIEHTLQWARDEFEGLFKQPPENAIQYLSDPKFMERTLKLPGAQPVEVLEAVYKSLVTDCPHSWADCVAWARNHWQCQYSNNIRQLLHNFPPDQLTSSGAPFWSGPKRCPHPLDFSTSNDLHMDYIMAGANLFAQTYGLPSCNDRAAVVKLLQEIKVPPFTPRSGVKIHVSDQELQNSNSSVDDSRLEELKVQLPSPETSQFKLCAIDFEKDDDTNYHMDFIVAASNLRAENYDIPPTDRHKSKLIAGKIIPAIATTTAAVVGLVCLELFKIIQGHKKLESFKNGFMNLALPFFAFSEPIAAPRHKYYENEWTLWDRFEVAGMQPNGEEMTLRQFLDYFKNEQKLEITMLSQGVSMLYSFFMPAAKLKERLDLPMTEIVTKVSKKKLGKHVKALVFELCCNDLSDEDVEVPYVRYTIR; translated from the exons ATGTCCAGCTCGCCGCTGTCCAAGAAGCGTCGCGTGTCAGGAACAGAGACGAAGACGGGAtcccactgctcctcctctaaCTCTGTCAGAACTGATCTGTCCCACACACCTGCCAAC GGCATGGCTAAGAATGGCAATGATGCTGAGATCGATGAAGGCCTGTACTCCAGACAACT TTACGTGTTGGGCCATGACGCTATGAAGCGCATGCAGAACTCCAATGTCCTGGTCTCTGGTATGAGAGGCCTTGGAGTGGAGATTGCCAAGAACGTCATCCTTGCAGGAGTTAGAAGTGTCACTGTGCATGACCATGGCGTGGCAGAATGGAGGGACCTTTCCTCTCAG TTTTACCTTCGTGAGGAGGATCTGGGGAAGAACAGGGCAGAAGTGAGCCAGCACCGCTTGGCTGAACTCAACAACTACGTTCCTGTGACAGCCTACACTGGAGCACTCACTGAAGACTATGTGACAAAGTTCCAG GTGGTAGTGCTGACTAACTCCACTCTGGAAGAGCAACAGAATGTGGGAGAGTACTGCCACAGCAAAGGAATCAAGCTGATTGTTGCAGACACACGTGGTCTGTTCGG CCAGCTTTTTTGTGACTTTGGTGAGGAGATGGTGGTTCATGACACCAATGGAGAGCAGCCACTGAGTGCCATGATTTCCATGATTACCAAG GACAATTCAGGTGTTGTGACATGTCTGGACGAGGCCCGCCATGGCTTTGAGAGTGGAGATTATGTCACCTTCACAGAAGTCCAGGGTATGACAGAGCTCAATGGCTGCCAGCCTGTGGAAATCAAAGTTCTGG GTCCTTACACCTTCAGCATCTGTGACACAGCCGGCTTCACAGATTACGTAAGAGGAGGAATTGTCTCCCAGGTCAAGATGCCCAAAAAGATCGCTTTT AaatccttctcttcctccatggCTGAGCCAGAGTTCATGATGACAGATTTTGCCAAGTTTGAGCGTCCAGGACAGATGCATGTGGGCTTCCAGGCTATCCATGCCTTCCAGAAGAAACACAACCACCTTCCTGCACCTTGGGGCCAG GCTGATGGTGAAGAGCTGTTGGCGTTGGCCAAGGAGGTGAACGCAGCCCAGACAGGAGCAGCTAAAGTGGAGCAGTTGGATGAAGCTCTGATTAAAAAGATTTCGTTTCTTGCTGCTGGTGACCTGGCCCCTATCAATGCCTTCATTGGGGGTCTGGCTGCACAAGAAGTGATGAAG gCATGCACAGGAAAATTTATGCCCATAATGCAGTGGCTCTACTTTGACGCCTTGGAGTGCCTGACTGAAGATGATGGATTCAGTCTTTCAGAGGAAGAGTGTGCCCCT AGGAACAGTCGGTACGATGGGCAGATTGCAGTGTTTGGCACCAAGATGCAGGATATCCTTGCCAAACAGCGCTACTTCCTG GTTGGAGCTGGTGCGATTGGCTGTGAGCTCATGAAAAACTTTGCCATGATTGGACTGGCTTGTGGGGAGGGTGAGGTCATTGTGACAGATATGGACACCATTGAGAAGTCCAACCTCAACAGACAGTTCCTCTTCAGACCCTCAGATGTCACG AAAATGAAGAGTGACACCGCTGCTGCAGCAGTGAAGCAGATGAATCCATCCATCAAGATCACAGGTCACCAGAACAGGGTCGGCCCTGACACTGAGAGGGTCTATGACGACGACTTCTTTGAAAGCCTTGATGGAGTGGCCAATGCACTGGACAATGTTGACGCAC GTATGTACATGGATCGGAGGTGTGTGTACTACCGTAAACCCCTACTGGAATCTGGTACTCTTGGTACCAAAGGCAACGTCCAGGTTGTGATCCCCTTCGTCACAGAGTCTTACAGCTCCAGCCAAGACCCACCAGAGAAGTCCATCCCAATCTGCACCCTCAAGAACTTCCCAAATGCCAttgaacacacactgcag TGGGCCCGTGATGAGTTTGAGGGCCTTTTCAAACAGCCACCAGAGAATGCCATACAGTACCTCTC AGATCCTAAGTTCATGGAGCGTACACTGAAACTTCCCGGAGCTCAGCCTGTGGAGGTGCTGGAGGCTGTATACAAGAGTCTCGTCACAGACTGCCCCCACAGCTGGGCAGACTGTGTAGCCTGGGCACGCAACCACTGGCAGTGTCAATACAGCAACAACATCCGCCAGCTACTGCACAACTTTCCCCCAGATCAG CTTACCAGCTCTGGTGCCCCCTTCTGGTCTGGCCCAAAGAGATGTCCTCACCCCCTAGATTTCAGCACTAGCAAT GACCTGCACATGGACTACATAATGGCAGGAGCCAACCTGTTTGCCCAGACATACGGTTTGCCGAGCTGCAATGATCGTGCAGCTGTGGTCAAGCTGTTGCAGGAGATAAAGGTGCCACCCTTTACTCCACGTTCAGGGGTTAAAATCCACGTCTCTGATCAGGAGCTACAGAATAGCAATTCCTCTGTTG ATGACTCAAGATTGGAGGAGCTGAAGGTCCAGCTGCCTTCTCCTGAGACTTCCCAGTTCAAACTCTGCGCCATTGACTTTGAGAAG GATGATGACACCAACTACCACATGGACTTCATCGTGGCAGCATCCAATCTGAGAGCAGAGAACTATGACATTCCCCCTACTGACAGGCACAAG AGCAAACTGATAGCTGGCAAGATCATTCCTGCCATCGCCACGACCACAGCTGCAGTGGTGGGTCTGGTGTGCCTGGAGCTCTTCAAGATTATCCAAGGACACAAAAAGCTGGAGTCATTCAAGAACGGCTTCATGAACTTGGCCCTGCCTTTCTTTGCCTTCTCCGAGCCCATCGCCGCTCCCAGACACAAG TACTATGAAAATGAATGGACGTTGTGGGACCGCTTCGAGGTTGCAGGGATGCAGCCCAACGGGGAGGAGATGACACTCCGACAGTTCCTGGACTACTTTAAA aatgagCAGAAGTTGGAGATCACCATGCTTTCTCAGGGAGTGTCCATGCTCTATTCCTTCTTCATGCCTGCTGCCAAACTGAAAGAGAGACTGGACCTGCC GATGACAGAGATTGTGACGAAGGTGTCTAAAAAGAAGCTGGGCAAGCATGTGAAAGCCCTGGTGTTTGAGCTATGCTGTAACGATCTGTCAGACGAAGACGTGGAAGTGCCCTATGTCAGATACACCATCCGCTGA
- the arhgef3l gene encoding rho guanine nucleotide exchange factor (GEF) 3, like isoform X1, giving the protein MEVEESGETRTSWTVAPGETHSIIYDHAGKKRKQDPAPDPVTRIAEDEGEEEDDEMMSDHMKDSEEPSNKRVKPVAKSNSLTGVITPVKTPALKRIGQSISRSISFRTEARPLPPVPLRARSKASSFPRRRNSQCWSDTVESHDLTAKEIKRQEVIYELTQGERQLIEDLSLVKKVYYEPMLKLNIMTESELGQIFGTLDSLIPLHEDLLERLQRLRGSEKTVGEVGPTLMNWFPCLESYVTYCCNQVGAKALLDQKKHEKRVEHFLRLCQESSFSRKLDLWNFLDLPRSRLVKYPLLLKEIQKCTPPEHPDEDSLPDALELIQSIIAEVNKKTGEAECQFYRRGLAYLEDSQRITEIQESRFLCCHGELKNNKGQRLHVFLFELAFVLSRPGEDKDGGQVFNVYRQPLPNALLNLEEIPDGEAGGGSTFRGAFSGGNDKVKNCFRVNSRGRSKAYSYSLQANDSFSKQQWITCLRQAIVQSRDRNAHSRPSQHSPQTDPALYHIAELSLSSDTEMADHTCR; this is encoded by the exons atggaagtgGAGGAGTCTGGTGAAACGAGGACTTCCTG GACTGTGGCACCAGGAGAGACACACTCCATCATCTATGACCATGCTGGG aaaaagagaaaacaagaccCTGCCCCTGATCCTGTGACCAGAATCGCAGAG GatgaaggggaagaggaagatgacGAAATGATGTCTGACCACATGAAGGATTCAGAG GAGCCCAGTAATAAAAGAGTCAAACCGGTGGCAAAGTCCAATAGCCTAACAGGTGTCATCACACCAGTAAAGACCCCTGCTCTTAAACGCATTGGACAGTCAATATCA CGGTCTATCAGTTTCCGTACAGAGGCTCGACCTTTGCCCCCAGTTCCCCTACGCGCTCGCTCAAAGGCCTCATCATTTCCACGGAGACGCAACAGCCAGTGCTGGAGCGATACCGTTGAGAGCCATGACCTCACTGCTAAGGAGATCAAACGTCAAGAG GTGATCTATGAGCTGACTCAGGGAGAGAGACAGCTTATTGAAGACCTTAGTCTGGTCAAGAAG GTGTACTATGAGCCAATGCTGAAGTTGAACATCATGACAGAGAGTGAGCTTGGGCAGATCTTTGGTACTCTGGACTCTCTCATTCCTCTCCATGAAG ATCTTCTGGAACGTCTTCAGCGACTGAGAGGATCAGAGAAGACAGTGGGAGAGGTGGGGCCTACTCTGATGAATTGG tTTCCTTGCCTGGAGTCCTATGTTACATATTGCTGTAACCAGGTGGGAGCCAAAGCCCTGCTGGACCAGAAAAAGCACGAGAAGAGAGTGGAGCACTTCCTCCGCCTGTGTCAGGAGTCTTCATTCAGCAGGAAACTAGACCTCTGGAACTTCCTGGATCTCCCTCGAAGCCGTTTGGTCAAATACCCCCTGTTGCTGAAAGAGATCCAGAAGTGCACACCTCCAGAGCACCCAGATGAGGACTCGTTGCCTGATGCT TTGGAGTTGATCCAGAGCATCATAGCGGAGGTTAACAAGAAGACCGGAGAAGCTGAGTGTCAGTTCTACAGACGGGGCCTTGCCTACCTTGAAGACAGCCAGAGAATAACAGAGATCCAGGAGTCTCGCTTCCTCTGCTGCCACGGCGAGCTCAAGAACAACAAGGGACAG CGGCTGCATGTGTTCCTGTTTGAGCTCGCTTTTGTGCTGAGCAGACCTGGGGAGGACAAAGACGGAGGTCAGGTGTTCAATGTCTACAGGCAGCCTCTGCCCAATGCCTTGTTAAATCTGGAGGAGATCCCAGACGGGGAAGCTGGTGGAGGGAGCACCTTCAGGGGAGCCTTCAGTGGAGGAAATGATAAAG TGAAGAACTGTTTTCGTGTGAACAGCAGAGGGCGCTCCAAAGCTTACTCTTACAGCTTGCAGGCCAACGACTCCTTCAGCAAGCAGCAGTGGATCACCTGTCTGCGCCAAGCGATTGTCCAGTCGAGAGATAGGAATGCTCACAGCAGACCGTCGCAGCACTCTCCCCAAACTGATCCTGCCCTGTATCACATAGCTGAGCTCAGCCTCAGCTCAGATACAGAAATGGCAGACCACACATGTCGCTGA
- the arhgef3l gene encoding rho guanine nucleotide exchange factor (GEF) 3, like isoform X2 — MEVEESGETRTSWTVAPGETHSIIYDHAGDEGEEEDDEMMSDHMKDSEEPSNKRVKPVAKSNSLTGVITPVKTPALKRIGQSISRSISFRTEARPLPPVPLRARSKASSFPRRRNSQCWSDTVESHDLTAKEIKRQEVIYELTQGERQLIEDLSLVKKVYYEPMLKLNIMTESELGQIFGTLDSLIPLHEDLLERLQRLRGSEKTVGEVGPTLMNWFPCLESYVTYCCNQVGAKALLDQKKHEKRVEHFLRLCQESSFSRKLDLWNFLDLPRSRLVKYPLLLKEIQKCTPPEHPDEDSLPDALELIQSIIAEVNKKTGEAECQFYRRGLAYLEDSQRITEIQESRFLCCHGELKNNKGQRLHVFLFELAFVLSRPGEDKDGGQVFNVYRQPLPNALLNLEEIPDGEAGGGSTFRGAFSGGNDKVKNCFRVNSRGRSKAYSYSLQANDSFSKQQWITCLRQAIVQSRDRNAHSRPSQHSPQTDPALYHIAELSLSSDTEMADHTCR, encoded by the exons atggaagtgGAGGAGTCTGGTGAAACGAGGACTTCCTG GACTGTGGCACCAGGAGAGACACACTCCATCATCTATGACCATGCTGGG GatgaaggggaagaggaagatgacGAAATGATGTCTGACCACATGAAGGATTCAGAG GAGCCCAGTAATAAAAGAGTCAAACCGGTGGCAAAGTCCAATAGCCTAACAGGTGTCATCACACCAGTAAAGACCCCTGCTCTTAAACGCATTGGACAGTCAATATCA CGGTCTATCAGTTTCCGTACAGAGGCTCGACCTTTGCCCCCAGTTCCCCTACGCGCTCGCTCAAAGGCCTCATCATTTCCACGGAGACGCAACAGCCAGTGCTGGAGCGATACCGTTGAGAGCCATGACCTCACTGCTAAGGAGATCAAACGTCAAGAG GTGATCTATGAGCTGACTCAGGGAGAGAGACAGCTTATTGAAGACCTTAGTCTGGTCAAGAAG GTGTACTATGAGCCAATGCTGAAGTTGAACATCATGACAGAGAGTGAGCTTGGGCAGATCTTTGGTACTCTGGACTCTCTCATTCCTCTCCATGAAG ATCTTCTGGAACGTCTTCAGCGACTGAGAGGATCAGAGAAGACAGTGGGAGAGGTGGGGCCTACTCTGATGAATTGG tTTCCTTGCCTGGAGTCCTATGTTACATATTGCTGTAACCAGGTGGGAGCCAAAGCCCTGCTGGACCAGAAAAAGCACGAGAAGAGAGTGGAGCACTTCCTCCGCCTGTGTCAGGAGTCTTCATTCAGCAGGAAACTAGACCTCTGGAACTTCCTGGATCTCCCTCGAAGCCGTTTGGTCAAATACCCCCTGTTGCTGAAAGAGATCCAGAAGTGCACACCTCCAGAGCACCCAGATGAGGACTCGTTGCCTGATGCT TTGGAGTTGATCCAGAGCATCATAGCGGAGGTTAACAAGAAGACCGGAGAAGCTGAGTGTCAGTTCTACAGACGGGGCCTTGCCTACCTTGAAGACAGCCAGAGAATAACAGAGATCCAGGAGTCTCGCTTCCTCTGCTGCCACGGCGAGCTCAAGAACAACAAGGGACAG CGGCTGCATGTGTTCCTGTTTGAGCTCGCTTTTGTGCTGAGCAGACCTGGGGAGGACAAAGACGGAGGTCAGGTGTTCAATGTCTACAGGCAGCCTCTGCCCAATGCCTTGTTAAATCTGGAGGAGATCCCAGACGGGGAAGCTGGTGGAGGGAGCACCTTCAGGGGAGCCTTCAGTGGAGGAAATGATAAAG TGAAGAACTGTTTTCGTGTGAACAGCAGAGGGCGCTCCAAAGCTTACTCTTACAGCTTGCAGGCCAACGACTCCTTCAGCAAGCAGCAGTGGATCACCTGTCTGCGCCAAGCGATTGTCCAGTCGAGAGATAGGAATGCTCACAGCAGACCGTCGCAGCACTCTCCCCAAACTGATCCTGCCCTGTATCACATAGCTGAGCTCAGCCTCAGCTCAGATACAGAAATGGCAGACCACACATGTCGCTGA
- the usp21 gene encoding ubiquitin carboxyl-terminal hydrolase 21: MPGASGVNVENSCEALCRNLVSQNGLQRETADISQSVLYTSLMGLLLVTDDEKEQLTLGSGRVGLRNIGNTCFLNAIVQCLSHTRGLRDYCLLKSYRHEKFSKEEAKLMEAFSQVLSGFWDVNEGDTIVNPRQFYNIFREAVPYFSGYSQQDAQEFLRFLLDKLHTEINRRPYVRRTGKDPEQKYTRFRISEEAAAMWKKHLERDDSRIVDLFSGQLRSSLHCSVCSHYSNTFDVFCDLSLPIPKKSFSGEVMLRDCLDLFSQEEKMDKENSPMCERCNRRTECTKRLSIQRFPQVIVIHLNRFATSRWSISKSTVHVSFPITNLDLGPYGPVDCGPVLYDLYAICNHAGTVNMGHYTACCLDENGWCYYNDSSVTPVSENQLQTNQAYVLFYQRSNSTATIRK; encoded by the exons ATGCCTGGAGCCAGTGGCGTCAACGTGGAGAACTCCTGTGAGGCTCTGTGTCGAAACCTGGTGTCCCAGAACGGCCTCCAGAGAGAGACGGCTGACATCTCCCAGTCTGTCCTCTACACCTCGCTGATGGGACTGCTTCTGGTTACTGACGATGAG aaaGAGCAGCTCACTTTAGGAAGTGGAAGGGTTGGCCTTAGAAACATTGGGAACACA TGTTTCCTGAATGCAATAGTCCAGTGTTTGTCTCACACACGTGGTCTACGGGACTACTGCCTCCTCAAATCTTACAGGCATGAGAAGTTCTCCAAAGAGGAAGCAAAACTCATGGAAG CTTTCTCTCAGGTGCTGTCAGGCTTTTGGGATGTAAATGAAGGAGACACAATTGTAAATCCACGAcaattttacaatattttcagaGAAGCGGTGCCTTACTTCAGTGGATACAG TCAACAGGATGCTCAAGAGTTTCTCAGGTTTCTATTGGACAAGCTGCACACAGAAATCAACCGCAGGCCGTATGTTCGACGAACAGGAAAGGACCCTGAGCAAAAATATACCCGATTtag GATTTCGGAAGAGGCCGCTGCCATGTGGAAGAAGCACTTAGAGAGAGATGACAGCAGAATAGTAG ACTTGTTCTCGGGCCAGCTGCGGAGCTCGCTGCATTGTTCAGTGTGCTCCCACTACTCCAACACATTTGATGTGTTCTGTGATCTGTCGCTGCCCATCCCCAAGAAGAGCTTCTCTGGGGAGGTCATGCTGAGGGATTGCCTGGACCTGTTCTCTCAGGAGGAGAAAATGGACAAGGAGAATTCACCT ATGTGTGAAAGGTGTAACAGGCGTACAGAATGCACCAAGCGGCTGTCCATCCAGAGGTTTCCCCAGGTTATTGTGATCC ATCTGAATCGTTTCGCAACGTCAAGGTGGTCTATCAGTAAAAGCACCGTGCATGTGTCCTTCCCGATCACTAACCTGGACCTCGGACCCTATGGACCTGTTGATTGCG GCCCTGTACTGTATGATTTATATGCAATATGTAACCACGCTGGGACGGTGAACATGGGTCACTACACAGCCTGCTGCTTAGATGAGAATGGCTGGTGCTACTACAATGACTCCAG TGTGACTCCAGTCTCAGAGAACCAGCTTCAGACCAATCAAGCCTATGTGTTGTTCTACCAGCGCAGCAACAGCACCGCCACCATAAGGAAATAG
- the LOC128357884 gene encoding rho-related GTP-binding protein RhoA-C-like, giving the protein MAAIRKKLVIVGDGACGKTCLLIVFSKDQFPEVYVPTVFENYVADIEVDGKQVELALWDTAGQEDYDRLRPLSYPDTDVILMCFSVDSPDSLENIPEKWTPEVKHFCPNVPIILVGNKKDLRNDDHTRRELAKMKQEPVKYEDGKEMANRISAYGYQECSAKTKDGVREVFEMATRAALQAKKRGKKSTCLLL; this is encoded by the exons ATGGCTGCTATCAGGAAGAAGCTGGTGATAGTTGGCGATGGTGCGTGTGGTAAGACCTGTCTGCTCATCGTCTTCAGTAAGGATCAGTTCCCGGAGGTCTACGTCCCAACTGTGTTTGAGAACTATGTGGCAGAcattgaagtggatgggaaacAG gTGGAGCTAGCACTCTGGGATACAGCAGGTCAGGAAGACTACGACAGACTGAGGCCTCTCTCCTACCCTGACACTGATGTCATCCTTATGTGCTTCTCTGTAGACAGCCCTGATAGTTTAG AGAATATTCCAGAAAAGTGGACACCAGAAGTCAAACACTTCTGTCCCAATGTTCCCATCATCTTAGTGGGTAATAAAAAAGATCTGCGCAATGATGACCACACCAGACGAGAACTTGCCAAAATGAAACAG GAACCAGTTAAATATGAAGATGGCAAAGAGATGGCGAACCGCATCAGTGCCTACGGCTACCAAGAGTGTTCTGCCAAAACCAAAGATGGTGTGAGGGAAGTCTTTGAGATGGCAACTAGGGCAGCACTGCAGGCCAAGAAACGTGGCAAGAAGTCCACTTGCCTTCTGTTATAG